The following are encoded together in the Oncorhynchus nerka isolate Pitt River linkage group LG23, Oner_Uvic_2.0, whole genome shotgun sequence genome:
- the bccip gene encoding protein BCCIP homolog, whose product MASSAKRRAVGKGENPTDSEDNSSDEGLENDGDSLENDSGSEEEINEEVIVDFEAHAITHNDYNGVKKLMQQLFLKARVNTSELTDLLIQQNHIGSVIRQAEVPEDSDDDEDPADEVFGFISMLNLTERKGVQCVEEVKDLILGQCEKSCPHTMTDDLEKVLNDTSKPVGLLLSERFINVPPQIALPLHKQLQ is encoded by the exons ATGGCTTCTTCAGCGAAAAGACGAGCAGTTGGAAAAGGAGAAAATCCCACTGATAGTGAGGATAACAGCTCTGATGAAGGATTGGAAAACGACGGGGATTCATTAGAGAATGACAGCGGATCAGAAGAGGAGATCAATGAA GAGGTCATTGTAGACTTTGAGGCCCATGCCATTACTCACAATGACTACAACGGGGTCAAGAAACTCATGCAACAGCTGTTTCTGAAGGCTCGTGTCAATACATCCGAGTTGACCGATCTCCTCATCCAGCAGAATCATATTGGAAGCGTCATCAGG CAAGCAGAGGTGCCAGAGGACAGCGATGATGACGAGGATCCAGCCGATGAGGTGTTTGGTTTCATCAGCATGCTCAACCTCACTGAGAGAAAG GGTGTCCAGTGTGTGGAGGAGGTAAAGGATCTGATCCTGGGTCAGTGTGAGAAGAGTTGTCCCCATACTATGACAGACGATCTGGAGAAGGTCCTCAACGACACCAGTAAGCCTGTGGGACTGCTGCTCAGCGAGAGGTTCATCAACGTGCCCCCACAGATCGCCCTGCCTCTCCACAAACAGCTACAGTGA